In a genomic window of Acetonema longum DSM 6540:
- a CDS encoding TIGR03960 family B12-binding radical SAM protein, giving the protein MVILEPTVLNRVAKPGRYTGQEWNSVRKDPSSVDLTFALAFPDVYEVGMSNLGLKILYHILNQRQDTLAERVYAPWVDMEDEMRRSGMPLYTLETFRPVREIDAFGFTLQYEMSYSNILNMLDLAGIPLLSSQRSEEYPIIIGGGPCAFNAEPLVDFFDCFVLGESEESIEEIADCLIRWKRGRKQGGKPALLRELAGIDGVYVPSFYEVSYHLDGTISWIEPLQPEAKPRIVKRIVKDLDQAPFPTHPVLPYLEIVHDRIMLELFRGCTRGCRFCQAGTIYRPVRERRPKTLRRLAQEIVDSTGYNEMSLISLSSADYSCLRDLVSALQADMSAQQVSVSLPSLRIDSFSVELANQLQKVRKSGLTFAPEAGTQRLRDVINKGVTEENLEEAVRSAFQAGWSSVKLYFMIGLPTETEEDVRGIARLAYRVLDIYKEVKGRRGATVNVSISSFVPKPHTPFQWFGQNSIEMIEEKQALLKSLLKDKNISLHWHDAPVSFMEGVFARGDRKLGRVLMEAWQRGAKYDGWSEHFKYDVWLAAFEAAGVDPHFYANRERQAGEVLPWDHLSTGVDKAFMYREYEKALEEQGTVDCRRGQCGVCGVCPGLGVAVVDWEGANA; this is encoded by the coding sequence ATGGTTATTTTGGAACCGACTGTCTTGAACCGGGTGGCTAAACCCGGGCGATATACGGGGCAGGAATGGAACAGCGTCCGCAAAGATCCTTCTTCGGTAGACCTAACTTTTGCCCTAGCCTTCCCCGATGTATATGAAGTAGGGATGTCCAACCTGGGGTTAAAAATTCTGTATCATATTCTTAATCAGCGCCAAGATACCCTGGCGGAGCGGGTATATGCGCCCTGGGTCGATATGGAAGATGAAATGCGCCGGTCAGGGATGCCTTTATATACTCTGGAAACCTTTCGCCCTGTCCGTGAAATAGATGCGTTTGGCTTTACCCTTCAATATGAGATGAGTTACAGCAATATCCTGAATATGCTCGATTTAGCCGGCATTCCACTTTTGAGCAGCCAACGCAGTGAAGAATATCCGATCATAATCGGCGGCGGCCCTTGTGCGTTTAATGCTGAGCCTCTCGTCGATTTTTTTGATTGCTTTGTCTTGGGAGAATCTGAGGAAAGCATTGAGGAGATAGCAGACTGCCTGATCCGGTGGAAACGCGGCCGCAAGCAGGGGGGCAAACCGGCATTGCTGCGAGAGCTGGCCGGGATTGACGGAGTCTATGTACCTTCCTTTTATGAGGTCAGCTATCATTTAGACGGGACTATCAGCTGGATTGAACCGCTGCAGCCGGAGGCAAAACCCCGGATTGTCAAGCGGATTGTCAAAGACCTGGATCAAGCGCCTTTTCCCACTCACCCGGTACTGCCTTATCTGGAGATCGTCCATGACCGGATCATGTTGGAACTGTTTCGCGGCTGTACCCGTGGCTGTCGTTTCTGTCAGGCCGGAACCATTTATCGCCCGGTCCGGGAACGGCGTCCGAAAACTCTGCGCCGGTTAGCACAGGAAATAGTGGATAGCACAGGTTATAATGAAATGTCCCTGATATCCCTGAGTTCCGCCGATTATTCCTGTTTGCGGGACCTGGTATCGGCTCTGCAGGCAGACATGTCGGCCCAGCAGGTCAGCGTATCTCTGCCGTCTCTCAGAATTGACAGTTTCTCAGTGGAACTGGCCAATCAACTGCAGAAAGTTCGCAAAAGCGGTCTGACCTTTGCTCCGGAAGCCGGCACCCAGCGTTTGCGGGATGTGATCAATAAAGGGGTCACGGAAGAAAACCTGGAAGAAGCGGTAAGATCGGCTTTTCAGGCAGGCTGGTCCAGCGTCAAGCTGTACTTTATGATCGGACTGCCTACAGAAACCGAGGAAGACGTCCGGGGTATCGCCCGTTTAGCCTACCGGGTGCTGGATATCTATAAAGAAGTGAAAGGGCGGCGCGGCGCAACGGTGAATGTCAGCATATCTTCCTTTGTTCCTAAGCCTCATACTCCTTTTCAATGGTTTGGTCAAAACAGCATAGAGATGATTGAAGAAAAACAGGCATTGCTGAAATCCTTACTGAAAGATAAAAATATTTCTTTGCATTGGCATGATGCCCCGGTCAGTTTTATGGAAGGGGTCTTTGCCCGGGGGGACAGAAAACTGGGGCGGGTGCTGATGGAGGCATGGCAAAGAGGTGCCAAATATGACGGCTGGTCAGAACACTTCAAGTATGATGTTTGGCTGGCAGCCTTTGAGGCTGCCGGTGTGGACCCGCATTTTTACGCTAACCGGGAGCGGCAGGCAGGGGAGGTCCTGCCTTGGGACCATCTCTCTACCGGCGTTGACAAAGCGTTCATGTATAGAGAATATGAAAAAGCTTTGGAGGAACAAGGCACAGTAGATTGCCGCCGCGGTCAATGCGGCGTCTGTGGTGTCTGCCCGGGTCTGGGAGTAGCGGTGGTGGACTGGGAGGGAGCAAATGCATGA
- a CDS encoding TIGR03936 family radical SAM-associated protein: MIVRCEITKGEAVRYLSHLDYAGAIERALRRSKLPLAYSEGFNPHMRMAFASALAVGVTSQAEYMDVTMTQEIPMSQVRERLVPQLPPGISLQELRQITPQHKSLMALVNGATYRITAHRRGGSGDPALSLERFNRESSVDYTRVTPKGRRDINLKEFLPEPVRFLETGSDIIMEMAIAVTPAGSVKPGEVLEVLAERYDLSVDPAGAAIHRLGLWVHEAGSYVSPMKI, encoded by the coding sequence ATGATCGTACGCTGTGAAATCACAAAAGGGGAAGCAGTCAGGTATCTATCCCATCTTGACTATGCGGGCGCCATTGAACGGGCCTTGCGCCGTTCCAAGCTGCCACTGGCCTATTCCGAAGGGTTCAATCCCCATATGCGTATGGCATTCGCCTCCGCTCTGGCGGTAGGCGTAACCAGCCAGGCCGAGTATATGGATGTGACCATGACTCAAGAAATCCCCATGTCCCAGGTGCGGGAAAGGTTGGTTCCCCAGCTGCCGCCAGGAATTTCACTGCAGGAACTCAGGCAGATTACACCTCAGCATAAGTCGCTGATGGCTTTGGTGAATGGGGCCACCTACCGGATTACCGCTCACAGAAGGGGAGGGAGCGGCGACCCGGCGCTCAGTCTGGAGCGATTTAACCGGGAAAGTTCGGTTGATTATACCCGGGTTACGCCGAAAGGCCGGCGGGACATAAACCTGAAAGAATTTCTGCCGGAACCGGTCAGGTTCCTGGAGACCGGGTCTGACATCATTATGGAGATGGCCATTGCCGTTACACCTGCCGGCAGTGTGAAGCCGGGAGAGGTACTGGAAGTGCTGGCAGAGAGGTATGATCTGTCGGTTGACCCGGCTGGAGCGGCGATTCACCGGTTAGGCCTCTGGGTTCATGAGGCCGGATCTTATGTTTCCCCTATGAAAATATAA
- a CDS encoding Rne/Rng family ribonuclease has protein sequence MAKRIITNISPDETRMAVLEDGELIDVSIERNQSGHIVGNIYKGKIKNVLPGMQAAFIDIGIDKNAFLYVGDIFPYVPSRATPKDKILTVGQDILVQIVKDAFGAKGPRATTHLTLPGRYVVLMPTVDYIGISRRIAANGERERLRELAEKVRPAGMGVIIRTVAEGKTEEDLIKDIEYLHNLWQSLTVRSKRSKAPCVLYRDVDLVIRIVRDYFSADVEEFIVDHQEAHTRVLDLLAHHSPELATRTKLYQGDDIFSFYGLESEMKKLEERQIELHCGGYIIIDRTEALTVVDVNTGKFIGRTNLEDTVFRTNLEAAAEIARQIRLRDIGGIIIIDFIDMESTEHQKAVLDALTEKLKQDRTKSNVVGITGLGLVEMTRKKSRQSLDAVLFSDCPCCEGRGKVKSPATVAINVRRQLRRLAGSGRSGDKLIIQVHPQVAEVFLQKGELERLNQEMARTISVEPVPAMHPEAFSILQDQNQSIKGST, from the coding sequence ATGGCCAAGAGAATCATTACGAATATCTCGCCGGATGAAACCCGCATGGCTGTACTGGAAGACGGCGAACTAATCGACGTCTCCATTGAGAGAAATCAAAGCGGACATATTGTCGGCAATATTTACAAAGGCAAGATCAAAAATGTCCTGCCGGGGATGCAGGCGGCTTTTATCGATATCGGTATCGATAAAAACGCTTTTTTGTACGTGGGCGATATTTTCCCCTACGTTCCGTCACGGGCAACGCCTAAGGACAAGATCCTGACTGTAGGACAGGATATTCTGGTACAGATTGTCAAGGACGCCTTTGGCGCCAAAGGGCCTCGAGCCACAACCCACCTGACTCTGCCCGGCCGTTATGTGGTTTTGATGCCCACGGTAGATTACATCGGCATTTCCCGGCGAATTGCCGCCAATGGCGAACGGGAACGCCTGCGGGAACTGGCGGAAAAAGTCCGTCCCGCCGGCATGGGTGTGATTATCCGGACTGTGGCGGAGGGGAAAACCGAGGAAGACCTGATCAAGGATATAGAATACCTGCACAATTTGTGGCAGTCTCTCACCGTCCGTTCCAAGCGTTCCAAAGCACCCTGCGTCCTGTACCGGGACGTGGACCTGGTGATTCGCATCGTCCGGGACTATTTTTCAGCCGATGTGGAAGAGTTCATTGTCGATCATCAGGAAGCCCACACACGGGTATTGGATTTATTGGCCCATCATTCCCCGGAATTGGCCACCCGGACCAAACTATATCAGGGAGATGACATTTTTAGTTTTTACGGGCTGGAAAGTGAAATGAAGAAACTGGAGGAACGCCAGATAGAGCTTCATTGCGGCGGCTACATTATCATTGACCGGACCGAAGCACTGACTGTGGTGGATGTAAATACCGGCAAATTTATCGGCCGGACCAATCTGGAGGATACGGTATTCCGCACCAATCTGGAAGCCGCAGCCGAAATCGCCAGACAGATCCGCCTGCGGGATATTGGCGGCATTATTATCATTGACTTCATCGATATGGAGTCAACTGAACATCAGAAGGCGGTTCTCGACGCGCTGACGGAAAAATTGAAGCAAGATCGTACCAAAAGCAATGTGGTTGGCATTACCGGCCTGGGACTGGTGGAGATGACCCGTAAAAAATCCCGTCAAAGCCTGGATGCCGTGCTATTCTCCGACTGTCCCTGCTGTGAAGGCCGCGGCAAAGTAAAATCGCCAGCTACGGTTGCCATCAACGTACGGCGGCAACTGCGGCGACTGGCAGGCAGCGGCCGCTCTGGCGACAAACTGATTATCCAGGTGCATCCCCAGGTCGCTGAGGTTTTTCTGCAAAAGGGAGAACTGGAGCGTCTCAATCAGGAAATGGCCCGGACCATATCGGTGGAGCCGGTTCCGGCTATGCATCCGGAAGCTTTCTCTATTTTGCAGGATCAAAATCAATCAATAAAGGGAAGTACATAA
- a CDS encoding EVE domain-containing protein, protein MAFWLAKTEPTTFSYDDLERLKKDMWDGVRNFTAAKHIRSMKPGDLIYIYHSGKEKAIVGVAETSSEPYPDPTSSDSRFFTVDVIPRYRLKRPITLREIKATPDFADWELVRQSRLSVMPVSENHWRLVQKLSEH, encoded by the coding sequence ATGGCCTTTTGGCTGGCAAAAACAGAGCCTACGACCTTTAGTTACGATGATCTGGAGCGTTTGAAAAAGGATATGTGGGATGGGGTACGCAATTTTACGGCTGCTAAGCATATTAGAAGCATGAAGCCTGGCGACCTCATCTATATCTATCATTCAGGGAAAGAAAAAGCGATTGTCGGGGTAGCAGAAACAAGCTCCGAACCCTATCCTGATCCAACGAGCTCTGATTCTCGCTTTTTCACTGTGGATGTTATACCACGTTATCGCTTAAAACGTCCTATCACGCTGCGGGAGATTAAAGCTACGCCTGATTTTGCCGACTGGGAGCTGGTCCGCCAATCCCGTTTATCCGTCATGCCTGTTTCAGAAAATCATTGGCGCCTCGTTCAGAAATTATCCGAACATTAA
- a CDS encoding prohibitin family protein: MDLDNVVKMKFDSGGKAPRVLVPLVAGLILFFVAFNSIVIIQAGTRGIVLQLGAVQPLVLHEGFHFKIPFVQQIIPIDVRVGKAQSDQTASSKDLQTVNTTVAVNFHLVPEEVNKLYQNVGLAYEDRIVAPAIGEAVKAVTAQYTAEELISKRSEVSAKVKETLAAKLSTYFMALDEINITEFKFSAEYNNAIEQKQIAEQNALKARLDLQRIEVEAQQAIERAKAEAESLRLQKQEVTPELIELRKIEAQMKAIEKWDGKLPTVTGGANPFIDINKMK; the protein is encoded by the coding sequence ATGGATCTGGATAATGTTGTTAAAATGAAATTTGATTCTGGAGGCAAAGCGCCTAGAGTGTTAGTGCCCCTTGTAGCAGGATTGATTCTATTTTTTGTTGCTTTTAATTCTATCGTTATTATTCAAGCCGGTACACGGGGAATCGTACTCCAGCTAGGTGCAGTGCAGCCCCTTGTCTTACATGAAGGATTTCATTTTAAAATTCCATTCGTTCAACAAATTATTCCCATTGATGTGCGAGTGGGTAAAGCTCAGTCAGATCAGACTGCTTCTTCTAAGGACTTACAAACTGTTAATACAACGGTTGCTGTTAACTTTCATTTAGTTCCGGAGGAAGTCAACAAGCTTTATCAAAATGTCGGCTTAGCCTATGAGGATCGGATTGTAGCTCCTGCGATTGGAGAAGCCGTTAAAGCGGTTACGGCGCAATATACGGCTGAAGAACTGATTTCCAAACGTTCAGAAGTTAGTGCCAAGGTCAAGGAAACCCTTGCTGCCAAGCTTTCAACTTACTTTATGGCGCTTGATGAAATTAACATTACGGAGTTCAAGTTCAGCGCAGAATATAATAACGCTATTGAACAAAAGCAAATCGCTGAGCAAAATGCTTTAAAAGCCAGACTTGACCTGCAGCGTATCGAGGTTGAGGCACAGCAAGCAATTGAGCGGGCTAAAGCTGAGGCTGAATCCCTGCGTCTTCAAAAGCAAGAAGTTACTCCAGAATTAATTGAATTAAGGAAAATTGAAGCTCAAATGAAAGCTATTGAGAAATGGGACGGTAAACTTCCAACTGTAACTGGTGGAGCGAATCCGTTCATTGATATAAACAAGATGAAATAG
- a CDS encoding ABC transporter permease subunit encodes MNTGIATNQGNLMLKSRLRKFFTSHPVPLFFLVLCIAAVIASELPPVFVVNELITRLSRNLFMVLSLIIPVLAGMGLNFALVIGAMAGQIGLIAVKVWDLGGFGGFLAAVLVSTPFALLFGYLTGITLNKTKGREMITSMILGFFANGLYQLVFLLFMGTLIPVYNPEIILKGGVGLKNALDLKFVQYALDRMLYINIMGLEIPIVTFLAIGLLCWFTRFIVTTKLGQEFRSLGQDLNIAQVAGIPTNKIRIIAITISTVLAAWGQIIFLQNIGTLNTYASHEQVGMFSIAALLIGGATVTKATIGDAIIGTALFHTLFIVSPQAGNNLFGDAQIGEFFRVFIAYGVIGMSLLLHAWHKYMKAKKKTLQEE; translated from the coding sequence ATGAATACAGGCATTGCAACTAACCAGGGCAACCTGATGCTGAAAAGCAGGCTGCGCAAATTTTTCACCAGCCATCCCGTACCCTTGTTTTTCCTCGTCTTATGCATCGCTGCCGTCATCGCTTCGGAGCTACCGCCGGTATTTGTGGTCAATGAGCTAATCACCCGGCTGTCGAGAAATTTATTTATGGTATTGTCCCTGATCATTCCGGTTCTGGCCGGCATGGGCCTCAATTTTGCGCTGGTCATCGGCGCCATGGCGGGACAAATCGGCCTTATCGCCGTCAAAGTGTGGGATTTAGGCGGCTTTGGCGGCTTTCTCGCCGCCGTGCTGGTTTCCACTCCCTTTGCCCTGCTGTTCGGCTACCTCACCGGGATTACTCTAAACAAAACCAAAGGCCGGGAAATGATTACCAGCATGATCCTGGGTTTCTTCGCCAACGGCCTGTATCAATTGGTATTTCTGCTGTTCATGGGCACGCTGATCCCTGTCTATAACCCGGAAATCATCTTAAAAGGCGGCGTAGGTCTGAAAAATGCTCTCGATCTAAAATTCGTGCAATACGCTCTTGACCGGATGCTCTACATCAATATCATGGGCCTGGAAATACCGATTGTCACGTTCCTGGCCATCGGTCTGCTGTGCTGGTTCACCCGTTTCATCGTCACCACCAAGCTCGGCCAGGAGTTCCGGTCCCTGGGGCAGGACCTCAATATTGCCCAGGTCGCCGGCATCCCTACCAATAAAATCAGGATCATCGCCATCACCATTTCCACCGTGCTGGCGGCCTGGGGGCAAATCATCTTTTTGCAGAACATCGGCACCCTGAATACTTACGCCAGCCACGAACAGGTCGGCATGTTTTCGATTGCCGCACTGCTGATCGGTGGCGCCACCGTCACCAAGGCGACCATCGGCGATGCCATCATCGGCACGGCCTTGTTCCACACCCTGTTCATCGTCTCCCCCCAGGCCGGCAACAACCTGTTCGGCGACGCGCAAATCGGCGAATTTTTCCGCGTGTTTATCGCCTATGGCGTCATCGGCATGTCACTGCTGCTGCATGCCTGGCATAAGTATATGAAGGCAAAAAAGAAGACGCTTCAGGAAGAATAA
- a CDS encoding ABC transporter permease subunit, translating into MQALWQQLTEKYGFPKVCIVIFLSMLIVLAFILKQDVAAMVGDSLVRIGMNGVLVLAMAPSIVSGAGLNFGLSLGIISGLLAGCISIELDLRGASAFFWAVIISIPFSVAVGYCYGWLLNRVKGDEMTVGTYLGFSIVSLMSIGWLLIPFKSPEMIWAIGGSGLRTTIALTSRYAKVLDDFLSVTIFGAKIPTGALLFFGGCCLLVYLFMKSKTGMAMMAAGDNPRFAAASGINVNRQRIIGTVISTVLGGIGILVYAQSFGFLQLYQAPLMMPFAATAAILIGGASARKATISHVISGTILFQALLTISLPVINELMPVGNLSEVVRIIVSNGVILYALTKAGGSQA; encoded by the coding sequence ATGCAGGCATTATGGCAGCAATTAACGGAAAAATATGGTTTCCCCAAAGTATGTATTGTCATTTTTTTGTCAATGCTCATCGTCCTGGCATTTATACTTAAGCAGGATGTGGCGGCCATGGTGGGGGATTCGCTGGTGCGCATCGGCATGAACGGAGTGTTGGTGCTGGCCATGGCGCCGAGCATTGTCTCCGGCGCCGGACTGAACTTCGGCTTGTCCCTGGGCATCATCTCCGGGCTCTTAGCCGGCTGCATCAGCATTGAGCTTGATCTCAGAGGAGCGTCAGCTTTTTTCTGGGCGGTCATCATCTCCATTCCTTTTTCCGTAGCAGTGGGATATTGCTATGGCTGGCTGCTGAACCGGGTTAAGGGAGATGAGATGACGGTCGGCACCTACCTCGGATTTTCCATTGTTTCCCTTATGTCGATCGGCTGGCTGCTGATCCCGTTTAAGAGTCCGGAAATGATCTGGGCCATTGGCGGCTCCGGTTTAAGGACGACCATTGCCCTTACCAGCCGTTACGCCAAGGTGCTGGATGATTTTCTGTCCGTAACGATATTCGGCGCGAAAATCCCCACCGGTGCGCTGCTATTCTTTGGCGGCTGCTGCCTGTTGGTCTATTTGTTTATGAAATCCAAGACCGGCATGGCAATGATGGCTGCCGGTGACAATCCCCGCTTTGCCGCAGCTTCCGGCATCAATGTAAACCGGCAGCGCATCATTGGCACAGTGATTTCCACCGTTCTCGGCGGAATCGGCATTTTGGTGTATGCCCAAAGTTTCGGTTTTTTGCAATTATACCAGGCGCCCCTGATGATGCCCTTTGCCGCCACCGCCGCTATTCTCATCGGCGGCGCCAGCGCGCGAAAAGCCACCATCAGCCATGTCATCTCCGGCACGATCCTGTTTCAAGCGCTCCTGACCATCTCGCTGCCGGTCATCAATGAGCTGATGCCGGTGGGCAATCTGTCGGAAGTCGTTCGGATCATTGTCAGCAATGGCGTAATCTTATACGCACTGACCAAAGCGGGAGGTAGCCAGGCATGA
- a CDS encoding sugar ABC transporter ATP-binding protein, giving the protein MDASNLLEMRSIEKEYFGNRVLKGVSLTLKPGEIHAIVGENGAGKSTLMNILFGMPVIYNTGGIKGEILFNGEPVLIQSPKDALDLGIGMVHQEFMLLPGFTITENIKLNREITKPNAFSKIGGDGFKSLDFATMRQDAKKALDVLGMNVDEWLPIAGLPVGYMQFVEIAREIDKENLKLLVFDEPTAVLTESEASTLLAVMKKLTAKGVAILFITHRLDEVLAVADQITVLRDGEKVGAMAKAEATLEKIAEMMVGRQIERLKINVAEEKAAGETALSIRNLRVNMPGEMVKDISLEVQKGEILGIGGLAGQGKIGVANGVMGLYPAEGEVCIHGEKIALNNPRQAISRKLAFVSEDRRGIGLLLDNSIELNIAITSMQVREKFLKPFLGIGKVQMADAQAIRTHALNMIKDLDIRCTGSTQITRRLSGGNQQKVCIARALTLEPEILFVSEPTRGIDIGAKKLVLDLLLKLNRELGMTIVVTSSELSELRAICDRIAIVYEGQVEATLSPTAADVDYGLAMAGKYKARREAV; this is encoded by the coding sequence ATGGACGCGAGCAACTTACTGGAAATGCGTAGCATTGAAAAAGAATACTTCGGCAACCGGGTCTTAAAAGGAGTCTCTTTAACGCTCAAACCAGGGGAAATCCACGCCATCGTCGGCGAAAACGGGGCGGGAAAATCCACACTGATGAATATCCTGTTCGGTATGCCGGTTATTTACAACACGGGCGGCATCAAGGGCGAAATATTGTTTAACGGGGAGCCGGTCCTGATCCAGTCGCCCAAGGATGCTCTTGACTTAGGTATCGGCATGGTTCACCAGGAATTTATGCTGCTGCCGGGTTTTACAATTACGGAAAATATCAAGCTCAACCGGGAAATCACCAAGCCCAACGCCTTCAGCAAAATCGGCGGCGATGGGTTCAAGTCACTGGACTTTGCAACCATGCGGCAAGATGCAAAAAAAGCACTGGACGTGCTGGGCATGAATGTGGATGAATGGCTGCCCATCGCCGGTCTGCCGGTGGGGTACATGCAATTTGTTGAAATTGCCCGGGAGATTGACAAAGAAAACCTGAAACTGCTGGTATTTGACGAGCCGACAGCGGTGCTAACGGAAAGTGAAGCCAGTACCCTGCTGGCGGTGATGAAAAAACTGACGGCTAAAGGAGTGGCCATCCTGTTCATCACCCACCGACTGGACGAGGTATTGGCGGTGGCAGATCAGATCACCGTGCTGCGGGACGGAGAAAAGGTGGGCGCTATGGCGAAGGCTGAAGCGACCCTGGAAAAAATAGCAGAAATGATGGTCGGCCGTCAGATTGAGCGGCTGAAGATCAATGTGGCAGAGGAAAAAGCAGCCGGGGAAACGGCTCTGTCGATCCGCAATCTGCGAGTGAACATGCCTGGCGAAATGGTCAAAGATATCAGCCTGGAGGTCCAAAAAGGAGAGATCCTGGGTATCGGCGGTCTGGCCGGCCAAGGCAAAATCGGCGTTGCTAACGGTGTGATGGGACTATACCCGGCGGAAGGGGAAGTATGTATCCATGGGGAAAAAATCGCCCTCAATAACCCCCGGCAGGCCATCAGCCGTAAGCTGGCATTTGTATCGGAGGATCGGCGGGGGATAGGCTTGCTGCTGGATAATTCCATCGAACTGAACATTGCCATAACCAGCATGCAGGTGCGGGAAAAATTCTTGAAACCCTTCCTGGGCATCGGCAAAGTGCAGATGGCGGATGCCCAAGCAATCCGTACCCATGCATTAAATATGATCAAGGACCTTGACATCCGCTGCACCGGTTCAACCCAAATTACGCGACGTCTAAGCGGCGGCAACCAGCAAAAGGTCTGCATCGCCAGGGCGTTGACGCTGGAACCGGAAATCTTGTTCGTGTCGGAACCCACCCGCGGCATTGATATCGGCGCCAAAAAGCTGGTGCTGGACCTTTTACTCAAACTCAATCGCGAGCTCGGTATGACCATTGTGGTAACATCCAGTGAACTGAGCGAGCTCAGGGCCATCTGCGACCGGATCGCCATTGTGTATGAAGGGCAGGTAGAAGCTACCCTGAGCCCAACGGCGGCCGATGTCGACTATGGATTGGCAATGGCCGGCAAATATAAAGCACGCAGGGAGGCCGTATAG
- a CDS encoding DUF3798 domain-containing protein, with protein MKKWLAMLLAAIVLISVVGCGQSTSTTDAKKKIKIGVITGTVAQGEEEYRAAEKMVKKYGKDVILFKTYPDNFMKEQETTISNLLAFAADPDVKAIVMVQAVPGAAAGFEKVREKRPDILLISGVPGEDPDMIAKKSDIVLQADELTMGKTIPAQAKKMGAKTLVHYSFPRHMSYPLLAQRREIMREESEKLGLKFIDATAPDPLGDAGVPGAQQFILEDVPRKVNQYGKETNFFSTNCAMQEPLIKATLDNGAILAQQCCPSPFHGYPGALGIEIPPEKAGDINYVVEQIKTKVAAKNGTGKFATWPVPVNMMFVEAGVEYAKDWAEGKIKSKNDQEALAQKLSEAANGKKVQYQTYAGTDKTGKEVKFDNFYMVLSDYITF; from the coding sequence TTGAAAAAATGGTTAGCAATGCTGCTGGCAGCGATCGTGCTGATAAGCGTGGTCGGTTGCGGCCAGTCCACCTCAACCACTGATGCCAAGAAAAAAATCAAAATCGGCGTCATCACCGGTACTGTCGCCCAGGGCGAGGAAGAATACCGGGCAGCGGAAAAAATGGTTAAGAAGTACGGCAAAGATGTGATCCTGTTCAAGACCTATCCTGATAACTTCATGAAAGAACAGGAAACTACCATCTCCAACCTGCTGGCGTTTGCTGCCGACCCTGATGTCAAGGCTATCGTCATGGTACAGGCTGTACCCGGCGCCGCCGCTGGCTTTGAAAAGGTCAGAGAAAAACGGCCCGACATACTGCTGATCAGCGGCGTACCGGGCGAAGATCCGGATATGATCGCTAAGAAGTCGGATATTGTCCTGCAGGCGGATGAACTGACGATGGGCAAGACCATCCCCGCTCAAGCCAAGAAAATGGGCGCAAAAACCTTGGTTCACTATTCCTTCCCCCGGCATATGTCCTATCCTCTGCTGGCTCAGCGCCGCGAAATTATGAGAGAGGAATCAGAAAAACTCGGATTGAAATTTATTGACGCCACTGCTCCCGATCCGCTGGGAGATGCCGGCGTACCCGGCGCTCAGCAATTTATCCTTGAGGATGTGCCTCGTAAAGTAAACCAGTATGGTAAAGAAACCAACTTCTTCAGCACCAACTGCGCTATGCAGGAGCCGCTGATCAAAGCGACTCTGGACAACGGTGCGATTCTCGCGCAGCAATGCTGCCCGAGTCCCTTCCACGGCTATCCGGGCGCCCTGGGGATCGAAATTCCCCCGGAAAAAGCTGGCGACATCAACTATGTCGTAGAGCAAATCAAAACGAAAGTCGCGGCTAAGAACGGCACTGGAAAATTCGCCACCTGGCCGGTACCGGTCAACATGATGTTTGTCGAAGCAGGCGTGGAATACGCCAAAGATTGGGCAGAAGGCAAGATCAAGAGCAAAAATGATCAAGAGGCCCTAGCCCAAAAACTGTCGGAGGCTGCAAACGGCAAGAAAGTCCAGTACCAGACTTACGCTGGTACCGATAAAACCGGCAAAGAAGTAAAATTCGACAACTTCTACATGGTTCTTTCCGATTATATCACGTTTTAA
- the rplU gene encoding 50S ribosomal protein L21, with amino-acid sequence MYAIIQTGGKQYRVSEGDVISVEKLDAAAGEAVSFDQVLTVVKDDSVQVGKPYLASAKVTAKVVDHGKGKKILVFKYKAKSNYRRRQGHRQPFTKVVIEKIEA; translated from the coding sequence ATGTATGCAATTATTCAAACCGGTGGCAAGCAGTATCGGGTAAGTGAAGGCGACGTTATTTCAGTGGAGAAGCTGGATGCTGCCGCAGGGGAGGCTGTTTCCTTCGATCAGGTGCTGACAGTTGTCAAAGACGACAGTGTCCAGGTCGGCAAACCCTATCTTGCATCGGCCAAAGTGACCGCTAAGGTTGTGGATCATGGCAAAGGCAAGAAAATTCTTGTCTTCAAGTATAAAGCCAAATCCAACTACCGCAGACGCCAAGGCCATCGTCAGCCGTTTACCAAAGTTGTTATCGAAAAAATCGAAGCGTAA